A region from the Canis aureus isolate CA01 chromosome 8, VMU_Caureus_v.1.0, whole genome shotgun sequence genome encodes:
- the LOC144318694 gene encoding pepsin B has product MKILVLVLVCLHLSEGVERIILKKGKSIRQVMEERGVLETFLRNHPKVDPAAKYLFNNDAVAYEPFTNYLDSYYFGEISIGTPPQNFLILFDTGSSNLWVPSTYCQSQACSNHNRFNPSRSSTYQSSEQTYTLAYGFGSLTVLLGYDTVTVQNIVIHNQLFGMSENEPNYPFYYSYFDGILGMAYSNLAVDNGPTVLQNMMQQGQLTQPIFSFYFSPQPTYEYGGELILGGVDTQFYSGEIVWAPVTREMYWQVAIDEFLIGNQATGLCSQGCQGIVDTGTFPLTVPQQYLDSFVKATGAQQDQSGNFVVNCNSIQSMPTITFVISGSPLPLPPSTYVLNNNGYCTLGIEVTYLPSPNGQPLWILGDVFLREYYTVFDMAANRVGFALSS; this is encoded by the exons ATGAAGATCCTGGTCTTGGTTTTGGTTTGCCTACACCTCTCAGAGGGTGTGGAAAG AATTATCCTGAAGAAAGGCAAGTCCATCCGCCAGGTGATGGAAGAGCGGGGTGTCCTAGAGACATTCCTGAGGAACCACCCAAAGGTTGACCCAGCTGCCAAGTATCTTTTCAATAATGATGCTGTTGCTTATGAGCCCTTCACCAACTACCTGGAT TCCTACTACTTTGGAGAGATCAGCATTGGGACACCACCACAAAATTTCCTGATCCTCTTTGATACGGGCTCCTCCAACCTGTGGGTGCCCTCCACCTACTGCCAGAGCCAGGCCTGCT CCAATCACAACAGGTTCAACCCCAGCAGATCCTCCACCTACCAAAGCAGCGAGCAAACCTATACACTGGCCTATGGTTTTGGGAGCCTGACTGTGCTCCTGGGATATGACACTGTGACT GTTCAGAACATTGTCATCCATAACCAGCTCTTTGGCATGAGTGAGAATGAACCCAACTACCCATTTTACTATTCATATTTTGATGGTATCCTGGGAATGGCCTACTCCAACCTGGCAGTAGATAATGGCCCAACAGTCCTGCAGAACATGATGCAGCAGGGCCAGCTCACCCAGCCCATCTTCAGTTTCTATTTCTCTCC CCAACCAACCTATGAGTATGGTGGAGAGCTCATCCTGGGAGGTGTGGACACACAGTTTTATTCTGGTGAGATCGTCTGGGCTCCAGTCACTCGGGAAATGTACTGGCAGGTTGCCATCGATGA GTTTCTCATCGGTAACCAGGCCACTGGCTTGTGCTCTCAGGGCTGTCAAGGCATCGTGGATACAGGAACCTTCCCACTGACTGTTCCTCAGCAGTACTTGGACTCCTTTGTGAAGGCAACAGGAGCCCAGCAAGATCAAAGTGGCAAT TTTGTGGTCAACTGCAACTCCATACAGAGCATGCCCACCATCACCTTTGTCATCAGCGGGTCACCTTTACCTCTGCCTCCATCTACCTATGTTCTTAAT aACAATGGCTACTGCACACTCGGGATTGAAGTCACCTACCTGCCCTCCCCCAATGGGCAGCCTCTGTGGATTCTGGGAGATGTCTTCCTCAGGGAATATTACACAGTCTTTGATATGGCTGCCAACAGAGTGGGTTTTGCCCTCTCTTCCTAG